The region TGCCGGCGCAGCTCGGCGCGGGCGGCCGGCTCCGCCCGGCGGAAGGTGTGGAAGTGCCCGGGGTGGTAGAGGTGCGAACGGGTGCCCTCGGCGGCCAGCGCCGGCCCGACCAGGAACAGGGTGTGCTTCCACAGTTTGTGCTGCTTGACCGTGGCCTCCAACGTGCCGACCGTGCAGCGCACCACCAGTTCGTCGGGCCAGGTCGCCTGGTACGCCACCACGGCCGGGGTGTCCTCGGGGTAGCCGCCGGCCAGCAGCTCGGCCTGCACCTGCCCGGAGCGGGCGGCCGAGAGGAACAGCGCCATGGTGGTGCCGTGCCGGGCGAAGTCCCGGACCCGCTCGCCCGGCGGCATCGGGGTCTTGCCGCCTTCGAGGCGGGTCAGGATGACCGACTGGGCCACCTCGGGCACTGTCAGCTCCCGTCCGACGATCGCCGCGACGGCGGTGAACGAGGACACCCCGGGGACGATCTCGACGGCCAGGCCGAGTGCCCGGCACAGGTCCACTTGCTCCTGCACCGCGCCCCACAGCGCCGGGTCGCCGGAGTGGATCCGGGCCACTGTCAGCCCCTGCTCGGCGGCCCGTCGGTAGAGCGGCAACACGCCCTCGATGGGCAGCTGCGACGAGTCGACGATCTCCGCGCCGGCGCGGGCGTGGTCGAGCACGTCGGCGTGCACCAGGCTGGCCGCCCAGATCACGACGTCCGCCCCGGCGATGACCCGGGCGGCCCGCAGGGTCAGCAGGTCCGCCGCCCCCGGGCCGGCGCCGACGAACCACACGGTGCCGTCACTGGTCACAGCTTCCCTCCTCGGTGCTCGCGGCGGGCCGGAACCAGCAGCGTCGACAGGTACGGCAGGTCGTGCTCGGTGGCGTCGACCGGCCCGATGCGTTCACCGGGCATCCCGAGGCTGCGCCCGAGGACCGCGTCGGCGAGGCGGCCCTGCCGGCGCAGCTCGGCGAGCAGGTCCGGGTGCCGCCGCCAGCCCTTGTAGACGACCACGGTGCCCGGCCCGGCGAGGGCGTCGGCGAACAGCACCGACCCGGCGGTGGCCGGGAGCAGGGTCAGCGGTTCGCGTCCCTCACAGAGCGGGGTGCCGCTGCGGGAGGCCAGCTCCTGCATGGCGGTGACGCCGGGGACGGTTGCGACCCGCACCGCCGGGCGCAGGACCCGCACGCTCTGCGCCAGGTAACCGAAGGTGGAGTAGACGTTGGGGTCGCCGATGGTGGCGAAGGCCACCGACCGCGCTCCGGCGTCGACCGCCTCGACGACAGTGCGGGCCGCGTCGTCCCAGGCCGCCACCCGGCGGGCGGTCAGCCCACCCCGGTCGTCCAGAGCGAACGGCAGCCGGCGCAGCCGGTCCGCCGCGACGTACTCCCGCACTGTCGCCTCGGCCCGCCCGGCGTCGGCGCCCGACGGCGTCGCGGTGGCGGGCGCGGTGGGTGCGACCCGTTCGGCCATCACGGGTACGAAGACGACGTCCGCCTCGCGCAGCACCCGCACCGCCTTGACGGTGAGCAGTTCCGGGTCGCCCGGGCCGACACCCACCCCGGTCAACGTGGCCGTCATCGGCACGCCTCCACCAGCCGGCGGGCCGCCTCCGGGTGACCGGCCCAGTGGGTGTGCAGGTAGGAGGCGTGCACCCGTCCACTGACGAAGCCGTGTTCGGTGTCGTTCCAGCGCCACGCCGACCGGTCGCCGTGCCCCGGGTCGGTGGTGGTGCGGTGGAACTCGTGTCCGCGTACCGGCTCGCCGGACAGCGCCACCGGGGAGTCGGTGACCGCCACGGCGTCGCGGTAGCCGAGGGTGAGCCGGCCGGTCATCCGGGCGGTGAGGTCCAGCCGGCCGCACATCGGTACGCCGTCCAGGGACCGCCCGAGGTAGAGCAGCCCGGCGCACTCGGCCACGATCGGCCCGTCGAAGTCGGCCAGCTCGGCGCGCAGCGTGGTGTTACCGGCCAGCGCTTCCGCGTACGCCTCGGGGAAGCCGCCGCCGATCACCACCGCCCGGGTGCCGGTGGGCAGCGCCGGATCGCGCAGCGGGTCGACGGTGACGACGTCCGCGCCGGCGGCGGTGAGCAGTTCGGCGGTCTCCGCGTACGAGAAGGTGAAGGCCGGACCTCCGGCGAGCGCGACCCGTGGTTGCCCCGCGTCGACCGGACCGCCGACGGCGTCGACCGGGTCCCACTCCGGGGTGGTCAGCGGCCCGGCGCTGCGGGCCAGGGCGAGCACGGCGTCCAGGTCCACTGTGGCCTCGACCAGTTCGGCGAGCGCGGTGACGATCGCCAGGGACTCAGGCGCCCGCTCGGCGACCGGGACCAACCCGAGGTGCCGGGCCGGCGCGGCCACCTCGGCGGCCCGGGTGACGGCCCCGAGCACCGGCACGCCCACCTCGGCGAGGGCGTCGCGCAGCAGCGTCTCGTGTCGGGGTGAGCCGACCCGGTTGAGGATCACCCCGCCGATCCGCACCGCCGGGTCGAAGGCGGCCATGCCCAGCGTCAGCGCGGCGGCCGAGCGGCCCTGCGCGGTGGTGTCCAGCACCAGCAGCACGGGCGCGTCGATCAGCCGGGCGACGTGGGCGGTGGAGGCGTAGTCGCGGCGGCCGACCGCGCCGTCGTGCAGGCCCATGACGCCCTCGACGACGGCGATGTCGGCGGGCGTGGGGACGCTCGCGCCGTGCCGCAGCAGACCGGCGATCCGGTCGGCGCCGACCAGGAACGGGTCGAGGTTGCGCCCGGCCCGGCCGGCGGCGAGGGCGTGGTAGCCGGGGTCGATGTAGTCCGGGCCGACCTTGTGCGGACTGACCGTCAGGCCGCGACGGCGCAGTGCGGCGAGCAGCCCGGTGGCGATCGTCGTCTTGCCGTGGCCGCTGGCCGGCGCGGCGACCACCACCCGGGGCAGCGGCCAGGGTGTGCTCACCACTCGATGCCCTTCTGGCCCTTCTGGCCGGCGTCCATCGGGTGCTTGACCTTGGTCAGTTCGGCGACCAGGTCGGCGGCGGCGACCAGGCGCGGGTCGGCGTCCCGGCCGGTGATGACGACGTGTTGGAAGCCCGGCCGGTCGGCCAGGGTGGTGACCACCTCGTCGACGTCCACCCAGCCCCACTTCATCGGGTAGGTGAACTCGTCCAGCACGTACAGCCCGTAGCGCTCGGCGGCCAGGTCCCGCTGGATCTGCCGCCACCCCTCCAGGGCGTCGGCGGCGTGGTCGGCGTCGCCGCCGCGCTGGATCCAGGACCAGCCCTCACCCATCTTGTGCCAGGCCACCGGTGCACCCTGGCCGGTACGCTCGTGCACCTCGCCGAGGGCCCGGAAGGCGTTCTCCTCCCCCACCCGCCACTTGGCGCTCTTCACGAACTGGAACACGCCGATCGGCAGACCGGCCGTCCAGGCCCGCAACGCCATCCCGAAGGCGGCTGTCGACTTGCCCTTCATCTGTCCGGTATGGACGATCAGCAGTGGCCGGTGCCGGCGCTGCCGGGTCGTCAACCCGTCGGCGGGCACGTGTGTCGGCTGCCCCTGCGGCATCAGCGATCTCCCCTGTCTGCGGTGGCGCCGCCGGTGTAGATCTTGGAAGAAGAGTGCCCCTGGGAGGGCGTATTCCTTCCAAGATCTCCACGGGTTGGTGGTTGGGGGTCGGCGACGAGGTCGTCGAGTCGACGGCGAGGGGCGCGTAGTTGCAGTGCCAGGCGATTCGCCAGGTTCAGTCGGACCGGGCCAGATTCGCAGTCGACGACCACGCAGGCGGCACCCGAGGCGGCCAGCACCGCCGCCGCCCCTGCCGCCCGATCCAACGGACGGGTGCCGGCGGTGGCGCGGCCGTCGGTGACGATCAGGACCAGGGGGCGGCGCTTCGGGTCACGCAGGCGCTCCACCCGCAGCAGGTCCGCGGCGGCGAGCAGACCCTCGGCCAGCGGCGTACGCCCACCGGTGGGCAACTCGGCCAGTCGGGTCGAGGCGGCCAGCACCGACGAGGTGGCGGGCAGCAACGTGCGCGCGTCGGCGCCCCGGAAGGCGATCACGGCCACCTTGTCCCGCCGCTGGTACGCGTCGGTGAGCAGGGCGAGGACCGCGTCCTTCACGGCGGTCATCCGCTGCCGGGCACCCATCGAACCGCTGGCGTCCACCACGAACAGCACCAGGTTGCCCTCGCGCCCTTCCCGGACCGCCTCGCGCACGTCGCCCGGACGCAACCGCAACGGGCCGGTCGACCGCCCCCGCGACGCCTGGTGCGGCGCGGCGGCGCGGACTGTCGCCGGCAGGTGCAGCGCACCGACCCGACCGTTCGGCACCCGGGCCCCGGCCGTGCGGCCCCGCCCGGTCCGGGCGCGCGAGCGCCGGCCGGGCACCCCGTCGCCCACGCCGGGCGCGGTGAGCAGCCGCGCCCTCAACCCACCCCGGGGTACGGCCACCCGACCGCCGCTGCCGTCACCGCTCGGCGCCGAGGTCGGGTCGTCGTCGCCGACACCGTTTGGCCGGCCGCCGGTGGGACGCCGATCGCCATCGTGCGGCCACCCGCCCGCGCCGCCGCCCTCGGAGCCAGGATCGTCCGCGCCGCCGCCCTCGGAGCCGGGACCGTCTGCGCCACGCTCGCCGAAGCCGTGCCCGTCCACGGCGTTGCGCTGCGGACCGCCGCCGGCCGGGCCACTCGGGCCGCCCCCGTTCGGGCCGCCGTCACCGTCCGGGCCACCGTTACCATCCGGGCCGCCGCCCTGCGGGCCCTCGCCGTCCGGGCCACCGCCCTGCGGGTCCCCGCCGTCCGGGCCACCGTCGTCGGGACCGTCGTCGTCCGGGTCGTCGGGATGGGCGTCCTGGGCGCGCTGCAACGCCTCGTCCAGGCGCTTCTCGTCCAGCCCCGGGGTGTCGAACGGATCGCGGCGGCGGCGGTGCGGCAGGGCCAGCCGAGCGGCCACCCGCACGTCGTCGATGGTGACCCGGTCCCGGCCGTACCACGCGGCATGCGCCAACGCGGTCCGGGCGGTGACGATGTCGGCGCGCATCCCGTCCACGTCGAACGCGGCGCACACCTCGGCGATCTGCCGCAACGCGGCGTCCGGAAGTCGTACCCCGGGAAGACGGCGACGGGCGGCCGCCACCTGGCCGGCGATCTCCGCGTCGGCGTCGGCGAAGCGGGCGGCGAACCCGGCCGGATCGGCGTCGGCGGCCAGCCGACGACGGACCACCTCCACCCGGACCGCCGGGTCCCGGCTGGCACCGACCTCGACGGTGAGCCCGAACCGGTCCAGAAGCTGCGGTCGCAGCTCCCCCTCTTCCGGGTTCATCGTGCCGACCAGCAGGAACCGGGCGGCGTGGCTGACCGAGACGCCCTCCCGCTCGACGTGGCTGCGGCCCATCGCCGCCGCGTCCAGCAGCAGGTCGACGAGGTGGTCGTGCAGCAGGTTGACCTCGTCGACGTAGAGCACACCCCGATGCGCGGCGGCGAGCAGACCCGGCTCGAAGGCGCGTACGCCCTCGCCGAGGGCCTTCTCCAGGTCCAGTGAGCCGACCACCCGGTCCTCGGCGGCGCCCACCGGCAACTCCACCAGGCGGGCCGGGTGCGTCTCGGCGGCCGCGTCGGCCGGATGCGGCCCGTCCGGGCAGGCCGGGTCCGGCTCGGCCGGGTCACAGGCGAAGCGGCAGCCGGCGACCCGGCGGACCGGCGGCAGCAGCGCGGCCAGCGCCCGCACGGCCGTGGACTTGGCCGTGCCCTTCTCACCCCGGACCAGCACCCCGCCGATCGCCGGGGACACCGCGTTGAGCAGCAACGCCAACCGCATGTCGGCCATGCCGAGCACCGCACTGAACGGGTACGTCATGCCCGGTCCTCCAGATCGCCCTCGCTGGCCAGGTACGTGTCGCGCAGCCGGTCCAGGGTGGCCGGTTCGGGTTTGGCCCACAGCCCCCGGTCGGCGGCCTCCAACAGCCGCTCGGTGATGCCACGCAACGCCCACGGGTTGGACTGCTCCAGGAACTCCCGGGTGGTCTCGTCGAAGAGGTACGCGGCGGCCAGGTGCTCGTACATCCAGTCGTCGACGACACCGGCGGTGGCGTCGTAGCCGAACAGGTAGTCCACCGTGGCCGCCAGCTCGAACGCGCCCTTGTAGCCGTGCCGGCGCATCGCGGCGATCCACTTCGGGTTGACCACCCGGGCCCGGAACACCCGCCGGGTCTCCTCGCCCAGGGTGCGGGTCCGCACGTCGTGCGGCATCGCCGAGTCACCCACGTACGCCGCCGGTGCCGTGCCGGTGAGGTGACGGACCATCGCCACCATCCCGCCGTGGTACTGGAAGTAGTCGTCGGAGTCGACGATGTCGTGCTCGCGGGTGTCCTGGTTCTTCACCGCCACCGAGATCCGGGCGAAGGACCGTTCCATGTCGGCGCGCGCCTCCCGCCCGTCCAGGCCCCGGCCGTAGGCGTAGCCGCCCCACACCGCGTACACCTCGGCGAGGTCGGCGT is a window of Micromonospora sp. WMMD961 DNA encoding:
- the cobM gene encoding precorrin-4 C(11)-methyltransferase translates to MTSDGTVWFVGAGPGAADLLTLRAARVIAGADVVIWAASLVHADVLDHARAGAEIVDSSQLPIEGVLPLYRRAAEQGLTVARIHSGDPALWGAVQEQVDLCRALGLAVEIVPGVSSFTAVAAIVGRELTVPEVAQSVILTRLEGGKTPMPPGERVRDFARHGTTMALFLSAARSGQVQAELLAGGYPEDTPAVVAYQATWPDELVVRCTVGTLEATVKQHKLWKHTLFLVGPALAAEGTRSHLYHPGHFHTFRRAEPAARAELRRQTAARAGENQTP
- the cobI gene encoding precorrin-2 C(20)-methyltransferase, whose product is MTATLTGVGVGPGDPELLTVKAVRVLREADVVFVPVMAERVAPTAPATATPSGADAGRAEATVREYVAADRLRRLPFALDDRGGLTARRVAAWDDAARTVVEAVDAGARSVAFATIGDPNVYSTFGYLAQSVRVLRPAVRVATVPGVTAMQELASRSGTPLCEGREPLTLLPATAGSVLFADALAGPGTVVVYKGWRRHPDLLAELRRQGRLADAVLGRSLGMPGERIGPVDATEHDLPYLSTLLVPARREHRGGKL
- a CDS encoding cobyrinate a,c-diamide synthase, whose protein sequence is MVSTPWPLPRVVVAAPASGHGKTTIATGLLAALRRRGLTVSPHKVGPDYIDPGYHALAAGRAGRNLDPFLVGADRIAGLLRHGASVPTPADIAVVEGVMGLHDGAVGRRDYASTAHVARLIDAPVLLVLDTTAQGRSAAALTLGMAAFDPAVRIGGVILNRVGSPRHETLLRDALAEVGVPVLGAVTRAAEVAAPARHLGLVPVAERAPESLAIVTALAELVEATVDLDAVLALARSAGPLTTPEWDPVDAVGGPVDAGQPRVALAGGPAFTFSYAETAELLTAAGADVVTVDPLRDPALPTGTRAVVIGGGFPEAYAEALAGNTTLRAELADFDGPIVAECAGLLYLGRSLDGVPMCGRLDLTARMTGRLTLGYRDAVAVTDSPVALSGEPVRGHEFHRTTTDPGHGDRSAWRWNDTEHGFVSGRVHASYLHTHWAGHPEAARRLVEACR
- the cobO gene encoding cob(I)yrinic acid a,c-diamide adenosyltransferase, with product MPQGQPTHVPADGLTTRQRRHRPLLIVHTGQMKGKSTAAFGMALRAWTAGLPIGVFQFVKSAKWRVGEENAFRALGEVHERTGQGAPVAWHKMGEGWSWIQRGGDADHAADALEGWRQIQRDLAAERYGLYVLDEFTYPMKWGWVDVDEVVTTLADRPGFQHVVITGRDADPRLVAAADLVAELTKVKHPMDAGQKGQKGIEW
- a CDS encoding VWA domain-containing protein, which codes for MTYPFSAVLGMADMRLALLLNAVSPAIGGVLVRGEKGTAKSTAVRALAALLPPVRRVAGCRFACDPAEPDPACPDGPHPADAAAETHPARLVELPVGAAEDRVVGSLDLEKALGEGVRAFEPGLLAAAHRGVLYVDEVNLLHDHLVDLLLDAAAMGRSHVEREGVSVSHAARFLLVGTMNPEEGELRPQLLDRFGLTVEVGASRDPAVRVEVVRRRLAADADPAGFAARFADADAEIAGQVAAARRRLPGVRLPDAALRQIAEVCAAFDVDGMRADIVTARTALAHAAWYGRDRVTIDDVRVAARLALPHRRRRDPFDTPGLDEKRLDEALQRAQDAHPDDPDDDGPDDGGPDGGDPQGGGPDGEGPQGGGPDGNGGPDGDGGPNGGGPSGPAGGGPQRNAVDGHGFGERGADGPGSEGGGADDPGSEGGGAGGWPHDGDRRPTGGRPNGVGDDDPTSAPSGDGSGGRVAVPRGGLRARLLTAPGVGDGVPGRRSRARTGRGRTAGARVPNGRVGALHLPATVRAAAPHQASRGRSTGPLRLRPGDVREAVREGREGNLVLFVVDASGSMGARQRMTAVKDAVLALLTDAYQRRDKVAVIAFRGADARTLLPATSSVLAASTRLAELPTGGRTPLAEGLLAAADLLRVERLRDPKRRPLVLIVTDGRATAGTRPLDRAAGAAAVLAASGAACVVVDCESGPVRLNLANRLALQLRAPRRRLDDLVADPQPPTRGDLGRNTPSQGHSSSKIYTGGATADRGDR